In Saccharolobus solfataricus, a genomic segment contains:
- a CDS encoding RNA-guided endonuclease InsQ/TnpB family protein produces the protein MLKNLRIRKFEPEEEYVHFTYSIKNSEREKSKELIKEYRTLLQKAIDYLWNLTKIQVRKKNGNYKITLPKKKEVYKPLREELEKINHLASHYVDKAINDAFSILKSWRKRAIKGRASIEKPRVKKAYVRIKTTLRKVVGESVRITVRPHEYITFPWSKSWFSRRVRELELGEPIIKEEKVYLPFRYKLPWVTPVNFLAIDSNLYTLDAYDGEKFVTISLKQLYSLKYSMEVKRAKVQSFASKHTKRGRELLRKYSHRERNRVLDFVHKFVNTLLDLYPMTFFAVEKLNKESMFKDANGSLSRKISRTVWRSIHRVLKYKAPLYGSFVKEVNPHLTSRSCPRCGFVSRKVGKTFECERCGFKLDRQLNASLNIYLKMCGFPHIREIARVWVGVIPLMGRRGMNVRDFGEAQGLRVDIKYHEIL, from the coding sequence GTGCTGAAGAACTTAAGAATTAGAAAATTTGAACCGGAAGAGGAATACGTGCACTTCACGTACTCTATCAAGAATAGTGAGAGGGAGAAGAGCAAAGAGTTAATTAAAGAATACAGAACACTACTACAGAAAGCAATTGACTACCTGTGGAATTTAACGAAAATACAAGTAAGAAAAAAGAACGGTAATTACAAGATAACACTACCGAAGAAGAAGGAAGTGTACAAACCACTTAGGGAAGAGTTGGAGAAGATCAACCACCTCGCGTCACACTACGTCGATAAGGCAATTAATGACGCATTCTCGATCTTGAAGTCGTGGAGGAAAAGGGCCATAAAGGGGAGAGCTTCGATTGAAAAACCAAGGGTGAAGAAGGCTTACGTTAGGATAAAGACGACTCTGAGGAAGGTTGTGGGGGAAAGCGTTAGAATAACTGTAAGACCTCACGAGTACATCACCTTCCCGTGGAGTAAGTCATGGTTCTCAAGAAGGGTTAGGGAGTTGGAACTTGGCGAACCTATAATTAAGGAGGAGAAAGTGTATTTGCCATTTCGTTACAAGTTACCGTGGGTAACACCAGTGAACTTTCTAGCTATTGACTCCAACCTTTATACTCTAGATGCTTATGATGGTGAGAAATTCGTTACAATCTCTCTGAAGCAGTTGTACTCCCTTAAGTACTCTATGGAGGTGAAGAGGGCTAAGGTGCAATCATTTGCATCAAAGCACACGAAGAGGGGGAGAGAGTTGTTAAGGAAGTATTCGCATAGGGAGAGGAATCGCGTTCTGGACTTCGTTCACAAGTTTGTAAACACTTTGTTGGACTTGTACCCCATGACGTTTTTCGCTGTGGAAAAGCTTAACAAAGAGAGTATGTTTAAGGATGCTAATGGCTCTCTTTCGAGGAAGATTTCTAGGACTGTTTGGAGGAGTATACATAGAGTGTTGAAGTACAAGGCTCCGCTTTACGGTTCTTTCGTTAAGGAAGTGAACCCACACCTCACCTCGAGGTCTTGCCCCAGATGTGGGTTTGTATCCCGAAAGGTTGGTAAGACCTTTGAGTGTGAGAGGTGTGGGTTCAAGTTGGATAGGCAACTGAACGCGTCACTGAATATTTATCTCAAGATGTGCGGTTTTCCTCACATCCGTGAAATAGCGCGGGTGTGGGTTGGGGTTATCCCGCTAATGGGGCGGAGAGGGATGAACGTCCGCGACTTCGGTGAAGCCCAAGGGCTGAGGGTTGATATTAAATATCATGAAATCCTATGA
- a CDS encoding DsbA family oxidoreductase yields the protein MAIKIVFFHDVLCPFCFVTSRRLRKVVNKFKEEVVVKHKAFMIISSLEDLKAAAPTEEEAKEIFKQEFSIIKRYYPDYDPEKVIGKGKIIWVWSLPPLIACKAAEYQRGDNGYWDYFDKAQEKFFLEGENVNDDNILIQIAEELGLDVEKFKEDFKSKKARMSVFEDEAEAHAMGIRGVPALLVNDYWLIRGVQEETYLESVIEDLLSNGGEPKKVKLKAYWEAT from the coding sequence TTGGCAATAAAAATAGTGTTCTTTCATGATGTTTTATGTCCATTCTGCTTTGTAACTTCAAGACGATTAAGAAAAGTGGTAAATAAGTTTAAAGAAGAGGTGGTTGTTAAGCACAAGGCATTCATGATAATATCGTCGTTAGAAGACTTAAAAGCTGCTGCACCTACTGAAGAAGAAGCAAAGGAGATTTTCAAACAAGAATTTTCTATCATAAAGAGATACTATCCAGATTATGATCCAGAAAAAGTGATAGGTAAAGGTAAAATAATATGGGTTTGGTCTCTCCCCCCTTTAATAGCATGTAAGGCAGCTGAATATCAAAGAGGTGATAATGGATACTGGGATTACTTTGATAAGGCTCAAGAGAAGTTCTTCTTGGAAGGTGAAAATGTTAATGACGATAATATTTTGATTCAGATTGCAGAGGAGTTAGGCCTAGATGTGGAGAAATTTAAAGAGGATTTTAAGTCTAAAAAGGCTAGGATGTCAGTTTTCGAAGACGAAGCTGAGGCGCACGCAATGGGAATTAGGGGAGTACCAGCGCTACTGGTTAATGATTATTGGCTTATTAGGGGAGTTCAAGAGGAGACTTATCTTGAATCGGTTATAGAGGATCTGCTATCTAATGGCGGAGAACCTAAAAAGGTGAAACTAAAAGCTTATTGGGAAGCTACTTAA
- a CDS encoding CBS domain-containing protein, whose product MLKRVKDFMSTPVFQVEANTSLQEVCKLMLERGVGSVVVTEQGIPKGIFTDRDAVKAIATSLSSSDEVRLAATMGNLIIVDEDIDVFEALKIMAANKIRHLPVKNKDGNIIGMFSITDVYKVYG is encoded by the coding sequence ATGCTTAAACGGGTTAAAGATTTCATGTCAACACCAGTTTTTCAAGTTGAAGCAAATACTTCACTTCAAGAAGTATGTAAGTTAATGCTAGAGAGAGGAGTAGGATCAGTAGTAGTAACTGAGCAAGGTATTCCTAAGGGAATATTTACTGATAGGGACGCAGTTAAGGCAATTGCTACAAGTTTAAGTTCCAGTGACGAGGTTAGATTAGCAGCTACTATGGGTAACCTAATAATTGTTGATGAGGACATAGATGTCTTCGAGGCTTTAAAAATAATGGCTGCTAATAAGATTAGACATTTACCAGTTAAGAATAAGGATGGAAATATTATAGGAATGTTCTCGATAACTGATGTGTATAAGGTTTATGGCTAG
- a CDS encoding class II fumarate hydratase gives MDYVQLIMKYTDTAPKLFMNTGTKFPRRIIWSMGVLKKSCAKVNADLGLLDKKIADSIIKASDDLIDGKLDDKIVLDVFQTGSGTGLNMNVNEVIAEVASSYSNLKVHPNDHVNFGQSSNDTVPTAIRIAAVAEVTNRLLPALQQIISSLNKKAEEYKDVIKAGRTHLRDALPVTLGQELSAYADAFQHEHEQVMNILEYVKELPIGGTATGTGLNSHPEFQERVINEINRITGLGFKPANRFRAMRLLTDLLLLSGALRNIAVDLYRLGQDIRLMFSGPLTGLNEIDLPTQEEIAGSSIMPGKTNPVTVEATLLISAQVVGLDHANQFASMLGEFELSMGIPLVGYNIVTQVNFISEALEKMSRLVIDGMVANVEKMKRYAESSPSLITIVSPVIGYDKATEIGKKLNKGMSIREALRELGYSDNEINKILDLSKLVKPGFTAK, from the coding sequence ATGGATTACGTTCAATTAATTATGAAATATACCGATACTGCGCCCAAGCTTTTTATGAATACTGGAACCAAATTTCCTAGAAGAATTATCTGGTCTATGGGAGTTTTAAAGAAGTCCTGTGCTAAAGTCAACGCAGATCTTGGATTATTAGATAAAAAAATTGCGGATTCAATTATTAAGGCATCTGACGATTTAATTGATGGAAAATTAGATGATAAGATAGTGCTTGATGTATTTCAAACGGGTTCAGGGACCGGACTTAATATGAACGTAAATGAGGTTATAGCAGAAGTAGCTTCTAGCTATTCTAATCTTAAAGTACATCCAAATGATCATGTAAATTTTGGTCAGTCCTCAAACGATACTGTGCCAACAGCTATAAGAATTGCAGCAGTAGCTGAGGTAACAAATAGGCTACTGCCTGCATTACAGCAAATAATATCCTCTTTAAATAAGAAGGCTGAGGAGTACAAGGATGTTATAAAGGCTGGTAGAACCCATTTAAGAGACGCATTACCAGTAACTTTAGGTCAAGAACTTTCAGCCTACGCAGACGCTTTCCAGCATGAACATGAACAAGTTATGAATATTTTGGAATATGTGAAGGAATTGCCAATTGGAGGTACTGCGACTGGTACTGGGCTAAATAGCCACCCAGAATTCCAAGAAAGAGTTATAAACGAAATAAACAGAATTACCGGTTTAGGATTTAAGCCAGCTAATAGGTTTAGAGCAATGAGATTGCTCACCGATCTCTTATTATTAAGCGGAGCACTGAGGAATATTGCAGTAGACCTATATAGATTAGGGCAAGATATAAGGTTAATGTTTTCCGGTCCCTTAACTGGGTTAAATGAAATTGATTTACCTACACAAGAGGAGATAGCTGGTAGCTCAATAATGCCTGGTAAAACTAATCCAGTTACGGTTGAGGCTACTTTACTAATCTCAGCACAAGTTGTGGGATTAGATCATGCAAACCAATTCGCATCAATGTTAGGCGAATTTGAGTTATCAATGGGAATTCCATTAGTTGGTTATAATATCGTAACCCAAGTTAATTTCATCTCAGAGGCTTTAGAGAAGATGTCAAGATTAGTGATTGATGGAATGGTAGCAAATGTAGAGAAGATGAAGAGATATGCTGAATCCTCTCCTTCACTTATAACCATAGTATCTCCAGTAATAGGCTATGATAAAGCAACAGAAATAGGAAAGAAGTTAAATAAGGGAATGTCCATACGTGAAGCATTAAGGGAATTAGGATATAGCGATAATGAGATAAATAAAATATTAGACTTAAGCAAACTAGTTAAACCAGGGTTCACAGCTAAATGA
- a CDS encoding ABC transporter ATP-binding protein — MSVIRLENVTKIYEGNVKTIALRDINLSIDEGEFISILGPSGSGKSTLLSILGILDRPSQGKVYIYEVDVTKLSDNEISKIRNEYIGFVFQNFNLIQRLSVLQNVELPLVARGIPKKKREEIAINSLKLVGLDGLINKKPSELSGGQQQRVAIARALAQNPKIILADEPTGNLDSSNAKIVMNIFKKINEEFKTTIAVVTHDREVASYTKRKIYIRDGKIVGEER, encoded by the coding sequence ATGTCCGTAATAAGACTTGAAAATGTTACCAAGATCTATGAGGGGAATGTTAAGACTATTGCACTTAGAGATATAAACCTAAGTATTGATGAAGGGGAGTTTATTTCAATATTAGGACCTTCTGGCAGTGGAAAATCTACTCTCTTATCAATCTTAGGAATTTTGGATAGACCATCACAAGGAAAGGTATACATTTACGAAGTTGACGTAACTAAACTAAGTGATAACGAGATCTCTAAAATTAGAAACGAATACATAGGCTTTGTGTTTCAGAATTTCAATCTAATTCAAAGACTTAGTGTTCTACAAAACGTTGAGTTACCATTAGTAGCTAGAGGAATACCAAAAAAGAAAAGAGAGGAAATTGCGATAAATTCTCTAAAACTAGTGGGATTAGATGGATTAATAAATAAAAAACCATCTGAACTTTCTGGAGGACAGCAGCAAAGAGTTGCCATAGCTCGTGCATTAGCACAAAATCCAAAGATCATATTAGCTGATGAACCTACCGGAAATTTGGATAGTAGTAATGCAAAAATTGTAATGAACATATTCAAAAAGATTAACGAGGAGTTTAAAACTACGATAGCAGTAGTAACACATGATAGAGAAGTTGCGAGTTATACAAAGAGAAAGATATACATTAGAGATGGAAAGATAGTTGGTGAAGAAAGATGA
- a CDS encoding COG1361 S-layer family protein, with protein MRNRLIIILLLLSLTLPIIPVNSQSTVVISSWGWGTPQNPIRVHPGYNDTPFYVIASQPLGYQIIYAYLVLSGTPITSEGGNTIAYGSVTSSSLTTSQIMFFLDVSNNAKPGTYNVPLVVVYQNAVTGLENQIVQEITIPIYNVTFPILDQVFWGTTEQLIFAQVGEGLIPLTFSVFNPTTEPMLNVTLNVVLPKGIFTQSGSRDLTVTIPALPAGEPIFVSSIVNVSNLVKPGVYSLNYSFSFTNFLEYFYKQESNKSINITIYPQAKINIFSDPIQSTPDNITTLVIGISTNVSSFIISVKPELPSSFLPISSNFTSTSLSPGEKVIYAFKIYIPQGVIPSIYPIPIEVNYSALDQKLAVVYLTYANIYYNETPRVVEAIWNTTITPFPGIGTIPLTLVIYNPLPIPITGVNITYKFPNGVFPLQPFIFLPGIPQYSSVPITIPVEITPNASVGVLNFTYKISYNQDKTVDGVNNIYVLPPAPVIIEANQTVIGNGEYAVVPINVVNLGVEYVYNVNLITLTQGLEIITSVNNTVPFIKPNSSATFYYTLYAPQDLPPAMYPLVIKLTYTYFTNEIVRTFTIPVLVTSSQSPILISFLKTTLYYNTNNTEILAIQNLANFTIYNIRLDLNYPSQEIYLSQNQLYIPYLPSHLIYTVPLYVIPQIPQTTSIPIVVTLNYVLGQGSPQTYQYQLNLLSTGFVKMEITQVSAQIVNDTVVISGLLINTGSQNAQYVTISANNYSSIYIGNVPPNSPTPFSFTLTLPPGLYKFNISVNYENELYQPNMTFYTFSYVVSYPTSTSSQGKISATTILLIAMIVILITIIIYLSLRGLRK; from the coding sequence ATGAGGAATAGGTTGATAATTATCTTATTGTTACTTTCATTAACTCTCCCAATAATTCCAGTAAACTCACAGAGTACTGTTGTCATATCCAGTTGGGGGTGGGGAACACCACAAAATCCAATAAGGGTACATCCGGGTTATAATGATACGCCATTTTATGTTATAGCCTCACAGCCATTGGGATACCAGATTATTTACGCATATTTGGTTCTATCAGGAACGCCAATAACATCTGAAGGAGGAAATACCATAGCTTATGGTTCAGTGACCTCATCGTCCTTAACAACTTCTCAAATAATGTTCTTCCTCGATGTAAGTAATAACGCTAAACCGGGGACATATAATGTACCACTAGTAGTAGTATATCAGAACGCAGTCACTGGTTTGGAAAACCAAATAGTTCAAGAGATAACTATACCCATTTATAATGTAACCTTTCCAATTTTAGATCAAGTATTTTGGGGAACTACAGAACAATTAATATTTGCTCAAGTAGGAGAAGGCTTAATACCTCTTACCTTTAGCGTTTTTAATCCCACGACGGAACCCATGTTAAACGTAACCTTAAACGTAGTCTTACCCAAGGGAATATTTACCCAAAGTGGTAGTAGAGATTTAACAGTTACAATTCCAGCCTTACCTGCTGGAGAACCAATATTCGTATCTTCAATAGTAAATGTAAGTAACCTTGTTAAACCGGGAGTGTATAGTCTTAATTATTCCTTTTCATTTACGAACTTTCTAGAATATTTCTACAAGCAAGAATCAAATAAAAGTATAAATATAACAATATATCCTCAAGCCAAGATTAACATTTTTTCCGATCCCATCCAGTCAACTCCAGATAATATAACTACACTCGTAATAGGAATTTCAACTAACGTTAGTAGCTTTATAATTAGTGTAAAGCCAGAATTGCCCTCAAGCTTCCTACCAATATCCTCAAACTTTACGTCTACTTCTCTATCACCGGGAGAAAAAGTAATATATGCTTTCAAGATTTACATACCTCAAGGGGTAATACCCTCAATATACCCTATACCAATAGAGGTTAATTACAGTGCATTGGACCAAAAGCTAGCAGTAGTTTATCTAACATATGCAAATATCTACTATAATGAAACTCCTAGGGTAGTTGAGGCAATTTGGAATACTACGATAACTCCATTTCCAGGGATAGGGACAATCCCCTTAACATTGGTTATCTATAATCCATTACCAATACCAATAACTGGTGTTAATATTACATACAAATTTCCTAATGGTGTATTTCCTTTACAGCCATTCATTTTTTTACCTGGAATTCCTCAGTATTCTTCTGTACCAATAACTATCCCAGTGGAAATAACGCCAAATGCCTCAGTAGGCGTACTCAATTTCACTTATAAGATTTCTTACAATCAAGATAAAACTGTTGATGGCGTAAATAATATTTATGTTTTGCCCCCTGCTCCAGTGATAATTGAGGCTAATCAAACAGTGATAGGCAATGGAGAGTATGCGGTAGTTCCAATTAATGTTGTGAACCTTGGAGTGGAATATGTTTATAACGTAAATCTAATAACCCTCACACAAGGCTTAGAGATAATTACATCTGTAAATAATACGGTTCCCTTTATAAAGCCCAACTCATCAGCAACATTTTATTATACATTATACGCTCCACAAGATTTACCACCAGCTATGTATCCGCTAGTAATTAAATTGACATATACCTATTTTACCAATGAAATAGTGAGGACGTTTACAATTCCAGTTCTAGTAACTTCGTCACAATCACCAATACTTATATCATTCCTTAAAACCACGCTTTATTATAACACAAACAACACCGAGATCTTAGCAATTCAAAACCTAGCTAACTTTACGATATATAACATAAGGCTTGACTTAAATTACCCCTCACAAGAAATTTACCTCTCACAAAACCAGCTTTACATTCCATATCTTCCTTCTCACTTAATTTATACTGTCCCATTATATGTTATACCACAAATTCCACAAACAACGTCAATACCTATCGTAGTTACCCTCAACTACGTATTAGGCCAAGGTTCTCCACAGACCTATCAATATCAATTAAACTTACTCAGCACGGGATTCGTTAAAATGGAGATAACGCAAGTTTCCGCACAGATTGTAAATGATACAGTGGTAATTAGCGGGTTATTAATAAATACTGGATCACAAAATGCACAATATGTAACAATATCCGCTAATAACTATTCCTCAATTTATATTGGAAACGTACCCCCAAATAGTCCAACACCGTTCTCTTTTACTTTAACGTTGCCTCCGGGTTTATACAAGTTCAATATTAGTGTAAACTACGAAAATGAGTTATATCAACCTAATATGACATTTTATACATTTTCTTACGTTGTATCTTATCCAACGTCAACCAGTTCTCAAGGTAAAATATCAGCAACAACAATATTATTGATAGCGATGATAGTAATTCTCATAACTATTATAATATATTTGAGTCTTAGAGGGTTACGCAAATGA
- a CDS encoding ABC transporter permease: MKILDFISYALNSLKERKVRAILTILGIVVGPATIISINSMVLGYSHTIISQISNFLSPYDIIVTPTGRGLPLSQYLILQLETILGVKMVIPFYSFPALIRTPNGYEGATVFAVNINQLKIAAPAISLSSGYFPAAEVSYEASIGYQLGNPQGGYSPIRPNQVIQTIIFYNGNNFTKTFLVTGVLNEYGSFLGVDIDKSIIVPLSFGQSISSSYSGAIIIVSSLGEVNEVVNEIKQKFGNSLDIVVAEEFIQLIDNTLQSLNGLLVSAGATSFIVSFMGVTTTMFTTVVERTKEIGILRALGFTRFDVLTMFLVEASVMGFIGSITGLALGSVVALILTQEHFGLGFSFLKGLSVSPVYSPTFMLLVLIFSTILSVIAALGPAYNASKLDPNKALRYE; the protein is encoded by the coding sequence ATGAAGATACTGGATTTTATATCTTATGCTTTAAACTCACTAAAAGAAAGAAAGGTTAGGGCAATACTTACTATCCTTGGGATAGTTGTCGGACCTGCTACAATAATTTCTATAAACTCCATGGTATTGGGCTACTCACACACAATAATTTCGCAAATATCCAACTTTCTCTCACCCTATGATATTATCGTGACCCCCACTGGAAGGGGTCTGCCATTATCCCAATACCTCATACTCCAACTGGAGACTATCCTTGGAGTAAAAATGGTTATTCCATTCTATTCATTTCCGGCGTTAATTAGAACACCTAATGGCTATGAAGGGGCAACAGTATTTGCGGTTAATATAAACCAGCTTAAGATAGCAGCTCCAGCTATAAGCTTATCATCAGGTTACTTTCCAGCTGCGGAGGTTAGCTATGAAGCTTCAATAGGCTATCAGTTGGGAAATCCGCAAGGTGGATATAGTCCAATAAGACCAAATCAAGTGATACAAACAATTATATTCTATAACGGGAATAATTTCACTAAGACATTTCTAGTAACTGGAGTTTTGAACGAATATGGAAGTTTTCTCGGAGTTGATATAGATAAGTCAATAATAGTACCTTTATCTTTTGGTCAGTCAATCTCAAGTTCTTATAGTGGAGCCATAATAATAGTGAGCTCTCTAGGAGAAGTGAATGAAGTTGTAAATGAAATAAAACAAAAGTTTGGAAATTCTTTAGATATTGTAGTGGCGGAGGAATTTATACAATTAATAGATAATACTTTACAATCTCTTAACGGATTGCTAGTATCTGCAGGAGCTACGTCATTCATAGTTTCGTTTATGGGAGTAACTACAACAATGTTCACAACAGTGGTGGAAAGAACTAAGGAGATAGGGATATTAAGAGCATTAGGATTTACTAGGTTTGATGTACTCACAATGTTTTTAGTTGAAGCTAGTGTGATGGGGTTCATAGGTAGTATAACAGGGCTCGCATTAGGTTCAGTAGTTGCATTAATATTAACACAAGAACATTTCGGATTGGGATTTAGTTTTCTAAAGGGTCTTTCAGTATCACCGGTCTATTCTCCTACCTTTATGTTGTTAGTGCTAATATTTTCTACAATTCTAAGCGTCATTGCAGCACTAGGACCTGCTTACAATGCATCCAAACTAGATCCAAATAAAGCTTTAAGATACGAGTAG
- a CDS encoding MarR family winged helix-turn-helix transcriptional regulator: MMKNFIVYKVRYLTMILATKYSEVWDLITGLTRKINKDTDKALEQIGLSYFEFKVMCALEEEGKVPMSRIAEKYMLTKAGLTSIIDRLEEKELVRRVRSESDRRVIYVELTEKGRERLMESRKIFLNVLSSFLSKLSEDEIRELERLFSKLFS, translated from the coding sequence ATGATGAAAAACTTTATTGTTTATAAAGTTAGATATCTAACTATGATATTAGCTACAAAGTACTCAGAAGTTTGGGATCTAATAACTGGACTGACAAGAAAGATAAATAAGGATACAGATAAGGCTCTTGAGCAAATAGGCCTATCATACTTTGAGTTCAAAGTAATGTGTGCGCTAGAGGAAGAAGGAAAAGTTCCAATGAGCAGAATAGCTGAAAAATATATGCTGACAAAGGCGGGATTAACTAGCATCATTGATAGACTTGAAGAGAAAGAACTTGTTAGAAGGGTAAGAAGTGAAAGTGATAGAAGGGTAATTTATGTTGAACTCACAGAAAAAGGAAGAGAACGATTAATGGAAAGTAGGAAGATCTTCTTAAATGTCTTATCTTCTTTTCTAAGCAAATTGTCAGAAGATGAAATAAGAGAACTGGAGAGACTCTTTAGTAAGCTTTTTTCCTAA
- a CDS encoding CoA transferase subunit A, producing MESKLLSLEEAVEVVKKGDSVTISGISIHRNPMAFIYALVKKGVRDLYFIDREPGFGLEVLLKYGLIRKLRIAMSTLEWFSSIPKHFRKMTEEREVEILEDTCGAFIAGIRAGSFGIPFMPVRGIIGSDLVKIHEREGTWKVVEDPFSGEKVVLVKAINPDVAIIHVNKADEEGNAEILGPLYEDEYKAKAAKKVIITAEEIVPRSYFYGRRPTINGEYVTAVVHAPKGAEPTSMFPLYDADYEKIIEFLEHF from the coding sequence ATGGAAAGTAAACTTTTGAGTCTGGAAGAAGCAGTGGAAGTAGTGAAGAAAGGAGATTCTGTTACAATAAGTGGTATAAGCATACATAGAAATCCTATGGCATTTATATATGCTTTGGTGAAGAAGGGAGTTAGAGATCTGTATTTCATAGATAGAGAGCCTGGCTTTGGTCTTGAGGTCCTATTAAAATATGGATTGATAAGGAAATTGAGAATAGCCATGTCTACTTTAGAATGGTTCTCGAGTATTCCAAAGCATTTTAGGAAAATGACCGAAGAAAGAGAGGTTGAAATATTGGAAGATACTTGTGGTGCTTTTATTGCTGGGATAAGAGCAGGGAGCTTCGGTATACCGTTTATGCCGGTTAGGGGAATAATAGGGTCTGATCTAGTTAAAATTCATGAAAGAGAAGGTACATGGAAAGTTGTCGAGGATCCATTTAGTGGAGAGAAAGTTGTACTCGTAAAGGCTATCAACCCAGATGTTGCAATAATACATGTAAATAAGGCTGATGAAGAGGGAAATGCGGAAATCCTAGGTCCACTATATGAAGATGAGTACAAGGCTAAAGCAGCCAAAAAGGTGATAATAACTGCCGAAGAGATAGTTCCTAGATCTTACTTCTATGGTAGGAGACCGACTATTAATGGAGAATACGTTACTGCTGTGGTTCACGCACCAAAGGGTGCAGAGCCGACTAGTATGTTCCCACTTTATGATGCAGATTACGAGAAAATTATAGAGTTTCTAGAGCACTTCTAA
- a CDS encoding CoA-transferase subunit beta — translation MKSYNVDYVIKAISTLLEDGELVYIGLNSIPSLIASFMARDLYRKKIRIIGVAEASNPSRVVLSPSTGNPFFVEASPVMITADAFDLAQKGKLDVMFLGPAQIDEETNVNLTMIGNEYHNPKVKLPGGAATAFILPLSRKAILWNLKHSKRSLVRRVDFITGTAKFSNNKVFVVTNLGVLAYNREERKWYLEAIYPFSSYEKVVENTDFEVKRKDSERLIDLTDEDLRFINYMDPYNLRSALETL, via the coding sequence ATGAAAAGTTACAATGTAGATTATGTCATAAAGGCTATTTCGACATTATTAGAAGATGGAGAATTAGTCTATATTGGCCTGAACTCAATACCTTCACTAATTGCGTCTTTCATGGCCAGAGACCTTTACAGAAAAAAGATAAGAATAATAGGAGTAGCAGAAGCCTCAAATCCATCAAGAGTAGTATTATCGCCATCTACAGGGAACCCATTCTTTGTGGAAGCCTCTCCAGTTATGATTACTGCTGACGCATTCGACCTCGCACAGAAAGGTAAACTAGATGTCATGTTCTTAGGTCCAGCACAAATAGACGAGGAAACTAATGTAAATTTAACTATGATTGGAAATGAATACCATAATCCTAAAGTTAAATTACCAGGTGGAGCAGCTACAGCATTTATCCTACCTCTTTCTAGAAAGGCAATCTTATGGAACCTAAAACACTCTAAAAGATCTCTTGTCAGAAGGGTGGACTTCATAACTGGAACAGCAAAGTTTTCAAATAATAAAGTATTTGTGGTGACTAATTTGGGAGTTTTAGCATATAATAGAGAGGAAAGGAAATGGTACTTAGAGGCAATCTATCCATTTAGCTCATATGAGAAAGTAGTGGAGAATACTGACTTTGAGGTAAAGAGAAAAGATAGCGAAAGGTTAATAGATCTAACTGATGAAGATTTGAGATTCATTAATTATATGGATCCTTATAACCTTAGAAGTGCTCTAGAAACTCTATAA